Below is a window of Impatiens glandulifera chromosome 2, dImpGla2.1, whole genome shotgun sequence DNA.
TTATGGTGTCGTAATCAGTTGTTATCGAAACAGGATGATGACCGGACATTGCAGTTAACCATGTTCTGAATAGCCAAACAAAGGAGGCTTCCGATTCGTTTACGAGGAAAGCACAGCCAAACAGAACAGGCTGCCCATGATGGTTTATCCCAGTAAAAGGTGCGAATGGAAGTCTATACCTGTTTGATCTGTAAGTTGTGTCGAATGTTACCGTATCACCAAACGATGTGTAGTTCATCCTCGCCTTCGGATCAGACCAAAAGACATTACCTGTATACTGTTGTTGTTCATCATCATCGCCTTGAACAGCATAGAAGAAAGAAGGATTATCAGCATGCATTTGCCTCAGATAGTCTAATAGAAGCTGGGTATCTCCTTCTAAACTTCTCTGTCGATTATTTCTCATGTAATTCCTACAATCTACTTCAGTAAAACCGACATTACTAATACCTCCATATTCTCTAATAAGAGCTGACATAATCTTCCTAGGACCCATTCCAGCAGCCTGTAAAGTATCAATCAGAGTCTTAGCCGGACCCGAGATTTGTCTATGCGACCGAAGACAATGAACCTGGTCAGGTGGAACAAGCTCGTGATTATGTTCCTTAACGAAACCAGACACAATCCACTTACCAGAATCTTGTATCTTAACCGAAAGCGATGCTTTACAACCTACACGAGTAATAGAACGAGGACGTTTGATCTCTCTATCCTTTGTTCGTTTCTCATTCAGGTTACGAAAACCCTCCTTAGCACAAACGAATGATCTCTGTATGATTGCTCCGTCTTTTCTTGACCTTCTTGAGGAGCTTACACGAGTACTGAAACCAACACGCCTTGCGTAATAGTTATAGAAAGCTTTAGCAGCTTCTTCTGATTCAAATTCCATTCCATCAAAAGGCTCAAGATCGGGGTCTCCTTCAGGTACGTAAATTCCAtttcctccaccaccaccaccaccaactACAATACCGCCGGTAGGAGAACTATCCACCATATCTTCATCGACTGTTATGTGTTCACTTTCCATTCCATCGTCTACGCTTCCAACCCCGCCGGTACCTATGCCTATGTCGAATTCGATTATCTCGTTCTCCATTATCTCTTATCACAGATCATTACCGTAACAAGAAACAAAAGCGATTGAAAATGTGATTTGGCGGTCTAGGGTTTGATTTGCGATGCGGCTAGTGGtgaaaagaaattggaaaaGTGTAGAGAGATTGGTGGAGATCGgaagaagtgtaatcaggttttGCGATTTCAGAAATTTGAAGTTATTTTGGTGAAGAATTGGGAGTGTTTGAAGGTagaagaaggaaagaaagaaaatgggGGAAGAACGGGAAGGGATCCTCTGCTGTGGGATTGTATGTTATTATTTACGCATAATACCTAAACGAGAATCGCTCCCGTCTTTTATTGGTTGGTTCATTATCTTACCGTGTGCTTTctgattatataatttaatttaaatatataacatatatttattaaatttttatattttataagaattaaatttatttatttataataatatacatttttaatatattataatatattatataaaatatcaaatataaaaaattctcaaaatagAATAGGTGaagatttattaattaataattaaaatttggaatggaaagcttgtgcaaaaaaaataaatgcacCCGGAAAATTATATTGTGCTCCACTTAAAATTTTTTGGAAGAAATTGCCCTGTTGCTGCGAGACGTAACCGGATGCATGTGAAAAGTCCTTTTGCGAATCATTCAAATAAGGTTTGGGACGTGACGTACGTCCGTCAATACCCTCTCGATTCCATCATGCGTCTtcaaaatttaagataaaaaatcattcaaatgattgaaataatataaataatgtctaTAAAAAGTCTTGAACAAATTATCTCTCAAGAATCATGTGTAACTAGTGAATGAATGTTTGAATAACTTGGCCTAGTTAATAGATGTATTAAGAGAGTTATGTGAATGTTTTATGCAATTAAcccaaactaattaattatatctaaattaagttTTTAAGGGAAAAAAATCAGCAAACTATTAAATTACAAACGAAATGCAGTTGATTGTGACTTTTACCTTCAAGTAGGGCAACAATCTTTATGTTCTAAAATTACTAACCTTACTTGAACCTAAAATACTGATACTTGATTCAATGTTGATCCTTAATCGGAGGACCTGATGAACATTGTTTAACTCAGAAATTAActaaaatgtttttgtttatgaCTTTAGACATAACATCTACATTTGATGCATTTAAAACCATCTGCATTCGGTTTTATGTTCTTGAGAAGAGCTAGCATAAACTACTCTACCCTTCTAggataaaattacataaatcaGAAAAGACAACGTTACCCTTAAGTTTATAATATCGATCGGTTACAATGAAGATTGTTTTAAGGCTAGTACCCTACTAAGTCCAAtctcatctttcttcttcacCTATAAGCCTAAATAAAGAAGATTATATATGAATTAGATGATGAGGTTTATGAAGCTCGAAGTACTTCATTGCAAAGAATTATTTCAGTGATTGGTATTATAGTAGATAACAAATGAAAATTCACCATAAAATGCATCCAACAGTATACAATATTCATGTAGTATTCTGAGACAAAAATAGAAGATTgaacaatatatatatctataatataaTGTTGAAATAACTCAATTTACCATCATAAATAGGGAATTCATATTGGACCTCCGATAATCTGTCGATCAAGACGTGCATCCTAGAAATGCGAAAAACGTCAACTATAACATGTCTTTTAAACTTATTATAGCACTGAACAACGAATACAATACAAAATTGAAGCCATCCTTATGGCATCCATCTCCTTCGAAATAGATAGGCTAATGCGGCAAATCCTACTCTAATGAAATTCAttcgtaaatgaattattttttgtaatgaAATATGAGTAAGAATTAATTTTTCCAGATGAAACATgtcataaaaattcaaaataattacgAGTAAGATGGATCTATACAGGGAACCacgaaaaaaaatatattttatggtaGAAATTTGACATCAAcactaatttcttaaaaaaattcaatgtaatacactatttatttatctaattattaaaaaatttcaatataatacactatttatttatctatgaaaaatggtaaaacttacttttattcactcattttattcaaaattttcatctgATAAGTggtgaatatttaacttaagaTCCTGAGTTCGAGCCTATTAGAcggcaagttctgcgtctgattaagtgtgtttgcgcctttgcgggctacatacttaatccgttgtcccattttttttattcaaaatttcctcgttatttttttttatgtttaccataatattttttaagtccacCACTCCACCCCAACTTTAAATCATGAGTCCGTTCTAAAGTTGGGTATCgtgcataaacgttcgtattcaGAAAGTCGTGTCGTTCCGTGACTAGAAAAAAGAACGAATTTCAAAAGTAACCCCTAACTACGATAACATACTACACCGACAACATGACAAGGTCAAACTGCGtctgattaagtgtgtttgcgcctttgcgggctacatacttaatccgttgtcccattttttttattcaaaatttcctcgttatttttttatttttaccataatattttttaagtccacCACTCCACCCCAACTTTAAATCATGAGTCCGTTCTAAAGTTGGGTATCgtgcataaacgttcgtattcaGAAAGTCGTGTCGTTCCGTGACTAGAAAAAAGAACGAATTTCAAAAGTAACCCCTAACTACGATAACATACTACACCGACAACATGACAAGGTCAAACTGCGtctgattaagtgtgtttgcgcctttgcgggctacatacttaatccgttgtcccattttttttattcaaaatttcctcgttatttttttatttttaccataatattttttaagtccacCACTCCACCCCAACTTTAAATCATGAGTCCGTTCTAAAGCTGGGTATCAtgcataaacgttcgtattcaTAAAGTTGTGTCGTTCCGTGACTAGAAAAAAGAACAAATTTCAAAGATAACCCTACCTGCGATAACATACTACACCGACAGGCGACAACATGACAAGGTCTAAcacccaaacaaacaaaatcacACTCATGATTGGTCTCGATTGGATATTGGAAGAaagtttgaataaataaatttcaatccCATGTTAAATTTCTATTAAAAACagattttgataaataaaaaagtaaattttattttaaaaaaaaaaaaagaaagatacaGTACACATGTTTAAActgaaatgaataaacaaatattatatataaaaagaaaaagaagtagCGAATCTTGTTTTCAGAAATTAAGGTCACGGCGAGaagggtttgtttgtttggttggaATCGTCGGGACCGGAATCTGCCGTAGTCGTCGTCTTGAGACGGAAAACATTCGCTGCCTCCATTTGAAGAACATCGAACGTTTTCGATTCTTCCAAGAAATACACAGTTTTTGATACAggtatctatctatctatcttcCTTCATTCCTCTCTTTCTTACCATGTCAGATGCAGTGCTGCTCAAATCTTTCTTTCTAGCTTCGTCTTCACGCTCTTCTTTCTCTTGAGTTTGCAAAAAGCCTCCCATTTTTCTTGTTGGGAAGACTGCAGTTTGGATTGTTAGTTTCTTATTTGTCTTCGATAGGGGGTTTTTGGGTTATGTTCTATCTTTGTCAATTAACTAATTTCCCCCTTCCTTATTTGAAAAGCAGTGATGTCTGATTGCGTTGAAGACGATAACAAAGTTGAGGAAACGCTGGATGCCACGATGACTGATGTCCAAGTAGAAGAAGTAAACCCATCTTCCTCTAACGCTGACGATAATGCAAATGACGGAAATGACCCACTAACTCTTTGTGGGTCGAATGAGCTTAGTGATGTTAAGACTGAAGAACCCATGAAACCTAATGGTGGACCTTTAGATGATTCTAAGAACTGTTCTGGAGAGCTTCCGGAGGCTGGTAAAGCTCCTGTGGAATCTGATTTAGCCAGTGATGAGGTGGAGAACAATGCTGAGCGGACAGAGGATGGATTGAGTGAGAATTTGAAGAATCAAAAGACGGAAATGGAGACTGAGAATATGGATAGTCAATTGAGCGATGGTGAGGATGTTAATGAGACAAACATTGATGATGTAAATGGAAAGACAGTAAGTGATGGTGCGCCTGAAAGAGATTCGGTCATTCCTATTGCAACAAAGGAGGAGGCATTGAGCAATGATCAAGACGATGAAGTAAAGGAGGAGGAGTCGAATCGCACTGTTTCAGGAACAGAGTTGCTAGCAACTGGGGAAATGGAATATGAATTTTCAGAACAAAATAAGGATGCTTTAGAACATAACGATGAGATTAGAAGCTCGGGAAAATCGTTTCTTTTGCCAGCTGATTGTGTTGATGCTGATGAGTCAGGATCGGAGGAGGAACAGACTGAATTCATGAAGGAGCTAGAAACATTTCACAAGGAGCGGTGCCTAGAGTTTAAACCCCCAAAGTTTTATGGAGAGCCTTTAAATTGCCTCAAGTTAGTCCTTTCACAGCCTAAGTTTTGAGTTTGGCAGCTACAATTACTTATTactttagtaatttttttttaggttaTGGAGAGCTGTCATCAGACTTGGTGGATACGAGCAGGTCTCCTGATTAACAATTAATTTGACTTCATTTTATTATCAATGGTCTTGCTTAGATGGTTGCTCTTGTCTCTGGCATTTGTAGGTGACGTCTTGTAAACTTTGGCGACAAGTTGGAGAATCATTCAAACCCCCAAAGTAAGCACTATAAATTGAGTTATGATCATTTTCCCATTGAATGTACTTTCTAGAGTCGCATGGTTATTGTTCAAGGAGTATCACATCCATGGTGATATGAGATATGGGTAATTATAGTGTATACCTAAGAGAGAACGACCATGTACGGTAAATAATCGATCTCTTATGTGAATAGGGCAGAAGGATTGGAGGAGATGATTAAGCTTTTCCTTTTTTATgctcatttggaaacactttcagTTTCTGGATCCACTGAATCCGGATTCAGATGAGTAATTGCAAATAAATTTGTGAATCTGTGTCCGActaatttttgttttcaaatgtgAGATGACAgacaaaagtgtttccaaacgGGCCATTGTTTTACAACCCTTTACTAAAAGTTAAGACTGAAATTGCCTTCTCTTGTACTTGTGCAGGACCTGCACTACAGTGTCATGGACATTCAGATGTTTCTATGAAAAGGTTATTTGATGTTATATCAGATTTTACGCCTCCCTTTTGTTGCATCATCTGTTGCTATTTTCTTTATATCTGACTTACTCAGCATAATAGATTTGATAGTTAAATGACATAGTTGTTTTCATGTACATATTTTGCAGGCATTACTAGAATATGAAAAGTTCAAGTTGCAATGTGGGGAACTTCCTTTTTCTGATGGACATTATGGTGATGCTCCCACTGTTGGTAACCAGGTGACTTGATTTGGATGTAGGAAaagaattttatttgttatatagcTCGTTTTGTTCCTGAACTTGTATCAAAGGCTCGTTTTGTTCCTGAATTTGTATCAAAGGCTCATTTTGCTGAACATTTTTAAACGGCTCAAATTACTTCTGTCATTTCTTGCTTAATTCCGTTGAATTCCTAAATCATCTTTACACAATTGGTGCAGCTTCAAGGTATTATCCTCTGTCTAAAGAAGCAAAACAAGCTTTAGTTGCAAGTTCATGAAGCAAAATGAGTTGTTTTCCTTGTATTGATTTTGTGCCCCCCTTTCGGCCATTGGTATATGTGATGACACATTCTTGTACACTTTTTgtatggaattttatttaaagcaGGTGTCTGTTAATCAAGCATCAGGATCTGGTAGGGCAAGAAGGGATTCTGCAGCTCGTGCTATGCAAGGTTGGCACTCTCAACGTCTCCTTGGAAATGGTGAAGTTGGGGACCCAATTATAAAGGTTTCGGAGAACCACCAATGACTATATTTCGAGTCTTGTTTCAAAAGATATCTGGCTACACAGTGAAGCTGACAATGCATTTTTTTTGTTGTAGGATAAGAATTCAACTCCATTGCCTAGACGTGAAAAGCAAATTAAAAGCATTGGTATGATTATTCCTCAACATCTAAATATGTTATTAGTGGTTATATCTGAAACCctattaaattcttaattcaGGTTTGCTTAAGAGGAAAAAATCTTCGCCAGTTGATCGATCTCTGAAAGTGGCACGACTAAAGTCATCAAAGCCCCAGTAAGTTCATACTTAAAATGGCAGGCCTTTTGACGTTTAGACAATTGTAAACCTCTAATTCATACATGATCTTCTTTTGAACAGAGTTGATTCGTTAGTTGTGGACATTGGCCCCCCTGCTGATTGGGTGAAGGTGAATGTACATAAAACCGTAAGTTTTCATTGGCAACTGTTCATATGGCCTTAAAATTGtcatttagttattttaaaccAATCTGGAAATATAAACACAGAAGGACTGCTTTGAGGTATATGCTCTGGTTCCCGGGCTTTTGCGTGAAGAGGTTAGTAAAAAAAGAAGTCTGTATATAGCTTTGAAATGTATTTGAATAAAGTGAACCAATTTGTTCAATTGTCGAATCAGGTGCGAGTGCAGTCTGATCCTGCAGGACGTTTAGTTATATCTGGTCAACCCGAACAACTCGATAACCCTTGGGGTGTCACACCTTTCAAAAAGGTTTGTGTACATTCTATATCTTTGTAAAGACAAAtatatttctttgtttttaCTTGATGGTTGGGCGCTTAGCAAGGTTAGGTTACTGTTGTGTTTGCAGGTTGTGACCCTGCCATCTAGAATTGATCCTCATCAAACTTCAGCTGTAGTAACTCTGCAAGGGCAGCTGTTTGTGAGAGTCCCGTTTGAACCTTCGGATCTTTAGCTGCTGACATCATCTCCAACAAGAAGAAGACACGGCAAAGACCTTGTGCTAGTAGTAACACTAGTATATACACATTTGAGAGTTTTGTGGTTCAATTTGTCTatctaatttaaacaaaattctaGTTAGTTATAACTTAGATATTATGCAAACTCTAGATAGTCTAACGGTGCATTGTTTGCTTCTTTAGGTTTGGTCATTTTTCAATTCACTTGTGTCACAAAACTTGGGGATTCTAACTGTTAgaccttttatatataaacaaaacaaatttacCGTTTTTGAGCATGAAATCTGTTTAATTATTC
It encodes the following:
- the LOC124927065 gene encoding AT-rich interactive domain-containing protein 5-like isoform X1, producing MSDCVEDDNKVEETLDATMTDVQVEEVNPSSSNADDNANDGNDPLTLCGSNELSDVKTEEPMKPNGGPLDDSKNCSGELPEAGKAPVESDLASDEVENNAERTEDGLSENLKNQKTEMETENMDSQLSDGEDVNETNIDDVNGKTVSDGAPERDSVIPIATKEEALSNDQDDEVKEEESNRTVSGTELLATGEMEYEFSEQNKDALEHNDEIRSSGKSFLLPADCVDADESGSEEEQTEFMKELETFHKERCLEFKPPKFYGEPLNCLKLWRAVIRLGGYEQVTSCKLWRQVGESFKPPKTCTTVSWTFRCFYEKALLEYEKFKLQCGELPFSDGHYGDAPTVGNQQVSVNQASGSGRARRDSAARAMQGWHSQRLLGNGEVGDPIIKDKNSTPLPRREKQIKSIGLLKRKKSSPVDRSLKVARLKSSKPQVDSLVVDIGPPADWVKVNVHKTKDCFEVYALVPGLLREEVRVQSDPAGRLVISGQPEQLDNPWGVTPFKKVVTLPSRIDPHQTSAVVTLQGQLFVRVPFEPSDL
- the LOC124927065 gene encoding AT-rich interactive domain-containing protein 6-like isoform X2, with product MSDCVEDDNKVEETLDATMTDVQVEEVNPSSSNADDNANDGNDPLTLCGSNELSDVKTEEPMKPNGGPLDDSKNCSGELPEAGKAPVESDLASDEVENNAERTEDGLSENLKNQKTEMETENMDSQLSDGEDVNETNIDDVNGKTVSDGAPERDSVIPIATKEEALSNDQDDEVKEEESNRTVSGTELLATGEMEYEFSEQNKDALEHNDEIRSSGKSFLLPADCVDADESGSEEEQTEFMKELETFHKERCLEFKPPKFYGEPLNCLKLWRAVIRLGGYEQVTSCKLWRQVGESFKPPKTCTTVSWTFRCFYEKALLEYEKFKLQCGELPFSDGHYGDAPTVGNQVSVNQASGSGRARRDSAARAMQGWHSQRLLGNGEVGDPIIKDKNSTPLPRREKQIKSIGLLKRKKSSPVDRSLKVARLKSSKPQVDSLVVDIGPPADWVKVNVHKTKDCFEVYALVPGLLREEVRVQSDPAGRLVISGQPEQLDNPWGVTPFKKVVTLPSRIDPHQTSAVVTLQGQLFVRVPFEPSDL